The Psychrobacillus sp. FSL K6-4046 DNA window ACAAAAAACTTCGGTAAAAAACTGAACATTTTTTTCGTAATGAGCGCTATTTCGTTTCTGGATGTATTTAAAATAGAGAACGTTTTGGGGATTTTCATAAAGCTGCCCTCAACGTAATATACATCGTTCTCCTGCTGATCCTTTACGGTGAACTTGCCACTTAGACTTAATACCTTTTGCTTTATATAAAGTTTTTTCATAATTTTTTCTCCTTTTGTTTCATTTAATAACTAGCAGATCTTGAATTTTTGGATAGCTTCCGAATGCATCACTATTGGAGCTTTATTTTATAGCTGTGCATAGATTTAGGAATACCTTTTATCTTAAAAGTACCATCGTAAGTTAAGTGTCTTACTCTATATTCTAAGAAGAATGGATCTATTATCTCTTTATTAAGTATTTCAGCTATGACTTCTCCTACGGGAAGAAACTCTTTTTCAGATTGACTGTTATGCAGCATTTCGGCAGTTGCTTGAATGAGGGAATCATAATAATTTTCTGAAACCCCTATTATTTCTCTGCCATTCCATATGCGCAAGACTTCCTTACTATCAACTAACTTGAACCATTCTTCGATATAGGTGGAACGCTCATTTGAGGAAAGTGGTAAAACATCTTTGTTTTGTTCGAATATTTTTTTAATTTGCTCCGAATGTAAATGAGAAGTATAAGATATAGCTATTTTATCCTCAGTTATCAAATAAATAGCATTTTTCTTCTCTCCTAATAAATAAACCATAAAACGGATCCCTATTTGTTCAGCTACATTATTTCCACACCATAGATATATAGGGATTGAATCGGCAATATCATCAATTTGACGTAACATATTGCTAAATTTACTGGCATAATTTCCTTCTTCCTGCTCGTCATTTATATGATCAAATAGCCATTCTTCTCGTATTTTTTGCTCTGCTCTTTCAACTAATTTTCCTAACGGGCCATAAGTTAAGTTATCTGGGATAGCGATGACTGTATGTGGCTTCGGAAGTCCTACCTTAAGAGACCCGGCTGCAGATTCCGAAGAAACTAAATGAATAGGTCCTTTAGATCTTTGATGTAACTGTAGAGACTCTTGGATGAAGGAGTTTATTTTTTCTACAATGTCACTCATTATTTCCTGCTTGATAAACCAAGTTCGTGAACGGAGAGGTCGATAATTTTCATGGTGAAACTCTTCAAATTCAGTTGGTGTATTAATCTCATACATCTTGCAGTCATAGTTCTTAAATTCAGTTGCTGTCAAATAGTTTTGAGTTTCTATTTTATATACAATGACAACATTCGGCTCAATGAAGAAATAGATAAATGGGTAATGCGTTTTTGTTTTTATAACTATATCTATTCCTCTTTTCTATATGGATTTGACTTCTTTTCTTTTTTTCATTAAGCGATATTTTTTCAATATTACATATATTTTACTTCAATACACAAAAATAAAACAGCTGATTATTCAGCTGTTTCATATTCCTTGTACAAATTTCACTTCATCGTATCCGCAATTATTACAAGTGATGAGATGTGGGCAAATTTCTTCCTTGCTTGTATGAGAATAACCGTCTGCCATTTTAATGGTGTCTAGGTCGTTGTAATGAGCATAGGGATCTAGAAAATCACTTTCCTTGCCAGCGTCCTCTAAAGGGTTAGTACACTTTGGACAGTTCTCTTCAAATTCATTGAATGCATTGCACAGTGGACACTCGGACATAAAGATTCTCCTTTTGTCTTTAGTATCCTTCCATTAAATTAAAATATGTATAAAAAGTGCCCCTCTATAAAGGATTATAGAGAGGCACTTGATTTTATTAAGAGTGAATAATAACTTCTTTTCCTTCTTTACGATCCTTTGCATATTCAGCAGTAGCTGTGAACAATACATCTGAGGATGAGTTTAAGGCAGTTTCACATGAATCTTGGATGACTCCAATGATGAATCCTACACCAACCACCTGCATAGCAATTTCGTTCGGTATACCAAACAAGCTACATGCTAATGGGATAAGTAAAAGTGATCCACCAGCAACTCCAGATGCTCCCGCAGCAGACACAGCAGCAAGGACACTAAGGATTAGTGCAGTAGCAATATCTACATTTATGTCTAACGTATTAACGGCAGCAAGGGTTAAGACAGTTATTGTAACTGCTGCTCCAGCCATGTTAATAGTAGCTCCTAAAGGAATGGAAACAGAGTATGTATCCTTGTTCAACTCTAACTTTTTACACAATTCCATATTTACAGGAATATTAGCAGCCGAGCTACGCGTAAAGAAAGCTGTAATTCCACTTTCTCTTAACGTGCGGAATACTAATGGATAAGGATTTTTCCGTACGTATAAGTAAACAATTAAAGGATTAATAACTAAAGCTACAAATAGCATACAGCTTAATAATATAATAATTAATTGGCCGTATTCCGTTAAAGCAGAAAGACCATTCGTTGCGATTGCATCAAAAACCAGCCCTAAAATACCAATAGGAGCAAGCTTGATCACCCATTTCACTAATTGTGAAATGGCATCTGAAATATTAGCTATAGCAGTTTTCGTTGTTTCTGCAGCATTCTTCAGAGTAAGTCCCAAAAGAATAGCCCATGTTAAAATTCCAATATAATTTGCATTTATAATGGCATTTACCGGATTATCAACTACATTAAATAGAAGAGTTTCTAATACCGCTACAATATTACTTGGAGGTGTAACATCCTCTACTCCAGTTGTAAGCGTAAGCGTAACCGGAAATAGGAAGCTTGCAAGAACACCAACAAGTGCTGCAAGAAATGTTCCAATTCCATAAAGTATAATAATTGACTTCATGTTCGTTTGCTGACCACTTCTATGAGAAGAAATTGCATGGATAACTAGGAACAATACAAGTATTGGCGCAACAGCCTTCAAAGCACCAACAAATAAAGCACCAAAAATAGTAACCCAGCTTGCAGCTTCAGGTATTGTTAAAGCTAGAATAACACCTATCAGAATACCCAGTAAAATTTGTTTAACGAGACTTACTTGGTTCCATGTATGTAAGAGTTTTTTCATGTTGTTCCCTCCGATATTAAACATGATAGCATATTTAACGATGTACCTGCTCTTTGATATGTTAAAATTTTATGATTAATTATATATAAATGCTAGTTTAACACGAAAATTATGAATTGGTAAACAATTATTTTGAAATAACATTTTCCAATTGTTACAAGTGCCTGGCACCTGTAACAATAGCACAAGTAACTTAACAATATTGAAACCGATAAAGATTTAAGCGCGTCATGTATGTAAGTTGAACAAGATTAGATTATAGTAGTGATAAGATATTATTATAAGGAGTAGTGATAGATGGAAACGAAAGACTATCTTCATACACATTTAGAAGAGATAGAAGCCTGGGAGAAAGATCAGAAGGGTTTATGGATTTGGGAAAAGCTCGGACGTCTTCCTTTTAAGGTCTTAGATAAGTTAACTCCTGCTTTTATACAAGAAAAAATTGGTTTACTTGTCTCTGAAATAGGCAGCTATATACAAACGGGTGGTAAATACTTATTCAATGAACAAACGATGATTAATAAGATTAAATCATCTACTCCTTACGACCCTATAGAGTCTATAGAGGATATTGGGAACATTCCATTAAAAGATATGATCATACTGAGTGAAAGGTTACAAAAAGGACGTGTGAAGTTTGCTACTCTTCAGGGTGCGACTACGGGGGTTGGTGGCATATTTACACTAGCAATCGATATTCCCGTGATTCTTGGTACTGCACTAAAAACTTTGCAGGAAATTGCGATTATTCATGGGTATGATCCAAACGACAAACAGGAGCGTGTGTTTATCATTAAGTGTCTGCAATTTGCGTCTGCTGATATCGTTGGAAAAGAATCCATTTTAAATGAATTATCGGTTCTTCATGAAAATAAACCGACGTCAGAAAATATGCTGTCCCAGTTAAAAGGCTGGCAGGAAGTATTTTTCACCTATCGTGATCAATTTGGGTGGAAAAAGCTCTTTCAAATGGTACCCATAGCCGGAATTATATTTGGAGCATTTGCAAATAAAGGAATGATCCAAGATATAGCAGAGGCTGGCATCATGCTTTACAGGAAAAGAAGAATTTATGAAAAGCTCAATGAATTAGAAAGTGATCATACAGATATATAATAATCTTCCACGAAAAAGTAAAACATACAGTGTAACTTTTTCGTTTTTTTGTATGCTTAGAGGGTAATCGGACGGTTTTATCTCATAATCGGTCGGTTGACTCCATTAATCGGTCGGTTTCTCTAAATAATCGGTCG harbors:
- a CDS encoding DUF1835 domain-containing protein; translated protein: MTATEFKNYDCKMYEINTPTEFEEFHHENYRPLRSRTWFIKQEIMSDIVEKINSFIQESLQLHQRSKGPIHLVSSESAAGSLKVGLPKPHTVIAIPDNLTYGPLGKLVERAEQKIREEWLFDHINDEQEEGNYASKFSNMLRQIDDIADSIPIYLWCGNNVAEQIGIRFMVYLLGEKKNAIYLITEDKIAISYTSHLHSEQIKKIFEQNKDVLPLSSNERSTYIEEWFKLVDSKEVLRIWNGREIIGVSENYYDSLIQATAEMLHNSQSEKEFLPVGEVIAEILNKEIIDPFFLEYRVRHLTYDGTFKIKGIPKSMHSYKIKLQ
- the sstT gene encoding serine/threonine transporter SstT; this translates as MKKLLHTWNQVSLVKQILLGILIGVILALTIPEAASWVTIFGALFVGALKAVAPILVLFLVIHAISSHRSGQQTNMKSIIILYGIGTFLAALVGVLASFLFPVTLTLTTGVEDVTPPSNIVAVLETLLFNVVDNPVNAIINANYIGILTWAILLGLTLKNAAETTKTAIANISDAISQLVKWVIKLAPIGILGLVFDAIATNGLSALTEYGQLIIILLSCMLFVALVINPLIVYLYVRKNPYPLVFRTLRESGITAFFTRSSAANIPVNMELCKKLELNKDTYSVSIPLGATINMAGAAVTITVLTLAAVNTLDINVDIATALILSVLAAVSAAGASGVAGGSLLLIPLACSLFGIPNEIAMQVVGVGFIIGVIQDSCETALNSSSDVLFTATAEYAKDRKEGKEVIIHS
- a CDS encoding EcsC family protein, producing the protein METKDYLHTHLEEIEAWEKDQKGLWIWEKLGRLPFKVLDKLTPAFIQEKIGLLVSEIGSYIQTGGKYLFNEQTMINKIKSSTPYDPIESIEDIGNIPLKDMIILSERLQKGRVKFATLQGATTGVGGIFTLAIDIPVILGTALKTLQEIAIIHGYDPNDKQERVFIIKCLQFASADIVGKESILNELSVLHENKPTSENMLSQLKGWQEVFFTYRDQFGWKKLFQMVPIAGIIFGAFANKGMIQDIAEAGIMLYRKRRIYEKLNELESDHTDI